A window of Planifilum fimeticola contains these coding sequences:
- a CDS encoding 8-oxo-dGTP diphosphatase, with amino-acid sequence MQRVVNCILRDKDRVLLLKKPRRGWWVAPGGKMEPAESIMDTLLREYEEETGLRLENARLCGVFTMCVEDRGGLAKEWMMFTFFADRYRGVPLKESEEGILAWHPVTSLSRLPAASGDRIFLERIALRQEFLVGRFVYSPEEELLRYTLNGLPGTKEVQP; translated from the coding sequence ATGCAACGGGTGGTCAACTGCATTCTGCGCGACAAGGATCGCGTCTTGCTCTTAAAAAAACCGCGCCGCGGCTGGTGGGTGGCCCCCGGTGGGAAGATGGAGCCGGCCGAGTCGATCATGGACACGCTCCTCCGCGAGTATGAGGAGGAAACCGGACTCCGGCTGGAAAATGCCCGCCTGTGCGGCGTGTTCACCATGTGTGTGGAGGACCGGGGCGGGTTGGCCAAGGAATGGATGATGTTCACTTTTTTCGCCGACCGCTACAGGGGAGTGCCCCTCAAAGAATCGGAAGAGGGAATTCTGGCATGGCATCCGGTGACGTCGCTGTCCCGACTGCCCGCCGCCTCCGGCGACCGGATCTTCCTGGAGCGGATCGCCCTGCGGCAGGAATTCCTGGTGGGACGGTTTGTATACTCGCCGGAGGAGGAATTGTTGCGATACACCTTGAACGGCCTTCCAGGGACAAAAGAGGTCCAACCTTGA
- the trxB gene encoding thioredoxin-disulfide reductase gives MSENNVYDVIIIGAGPAGMTAAVYAARANLDTLMLERGVPGGQMANTEEIENYPGFDHILGPDLANKMLEHAKKFGARYQFGEVKRIIDGTPYKKVVTGKETYLAKAVIIASGAEHRKLGVPGEDRLSGRGVSYCAVCDGAFFRDKELVVVGGGDSAVEEGVFLTKFASKVTIIHRRDQLRAQKILQERAFKNEKVDFIWDTVVEEILGDDKVTGVKLYNRKTGERREFPCDGVFIYIGMDPLTEWVRDLGITNEEGYIETDERMRTRLKGIFAAGDVREKNLRQVVTATGDGSIAAMEAQQYIEELNEALAKEKEETARL, from the coding sequence ATGTCGGAGAACAACGTGTACGACGTCATCATCATCGGAGCGGGTCCTGCCGGAATGACCGCAGCCGTCTACGCCGCGCGTGCCAACCTGGACACCCTCATGCTGGAGCGGGGTGTGCCGGGCGGGCAGATGGCCAATACGGAGGAAATCGAGAACTACCCCGGTTTTGATCATATCCTGGGACCGGATCTCGCCAACAAGATGCTGGAGCATGCCAAGAAATTCGGGGCGCGGTACCAGTTCGGGGAAGTGAAGCGAATCATTGACGGCACGCCCTACAAGAAAGTGGTGACCGGCAAGGAGACCTACCTGGCCAAGGCGGTGATCATCGCCTCCGGCGCCGAACACCGGAAACTGGGCGTCCCGGGGGAAGACCGTCTGTCCGGACGCGGCGTCTCCTACTGTGCCGTCTGCGACGGCGCCTTCTTCCGCGACAAGGAATTGGTGGTCGTCGGCGGCGGGGACTCCGCCGTGGAAGAGGGGGTCTTCCTCACCAAATTTGCTTCCAAGGTGACGATCATTCACCGTCGCGACCAGCTGCGGGCCCAGAAGATCCTGCAGGAACGGGCCTTCAAAAACGAGAAGGTCGACTTCATCTGGGACACCGTCGTGGAGGAGATTCTGGGGGACGACAAGGTCACCGGCGTGAAGCTGTACAACCGCAAGACGGGGGAAAGAAGGGAGTTCCCCTGTGACGGGGTCTTCATCTACATCGGGATGGATCCCTTGACCGAATGGGTCCGCGATCTGGGGATCACCAACGAAGAAGGATACATTGAGACGGACGAACGGATGCGCACCCGGCTCAAAGGCATCTTCGCCGCCGGAGACGTCCGCGAGAAAAACCTTCGCCAGGTGGTCACCGCCACCGGCGACGGAAGCATCGCCGCCATGGAAGCTCAGCAGTACATCGAGGAGCTGAACGAAGCGCTGGCCAAGGAGAAGGAAGAAACGGCCCGCCTTTGA
- a CDS encoding tetratricopeptide repeat protein — protein sequence MKKSAKKQARSNKVVRLRMDAGFFFERAVRSLDRHNYDKALKYFRIAAEKEPDNPINLCNLAGILSEMGRFEESNEVLESVLNEVDPQLYECYFYMANNAANMEDFDLAEEYLLRYLEEDPEGEFAEEANEMLQMLAYELGRAPRQPDYGGKYAWMKKHDEARCHLEEGRFLQATRALEELVEEYPDFLAARNNLSLAYYYTGQLNRAIQEIQKVLEADPNNLHALCNQAVLYQHMGESAKKERLVAALKKWVPMHLEHMYKLGTTMGILGEHETAYQMFRRLLKMESQPEPSLYHYAAAAAFNTGRHAEAEKYWKRAMEADPESEVPRFYLNQCREWLSRGNSRVPTISYHYQLPFELQFRQLAPQGQASAEQIKRNPLIRSSFFWALNHGDRETKLQVIKLFAWIADEEVEQVLRQFVMKPEEEDELKKMALLVLSHMGAEEPYRAWIGGREVEICSPSGDPTLSAWMEQWKRVLECCLDGMRGRYDAVQIKDAQTLWAQYLAHCKADPPTVRKVEGWAAALEYVVAKMHGLGFTQADAARKYRVAAATVGRHARELERVCDLFPKETELRE from the coding sequence GCGGAGAAAGAGCCGGACAATCCGATCAACCTGTGCAATCTGGCGGGGATCCTGTCCGAGATGGGCCGGTTCGAGGAATCGAACGAGGTGCTGGAAAGCGTATTGAACGAAGTGGATCCCCAGCTGTACGAATGCTATTTTTACATGGCGAACAATGCGGCCAACATGGAGGATTTCGATCTGGCCGAGGAATACCTGCTCCGCTACCTGGAGGAAGATCCGGAAGGGGAGTTTGCGGAGGAAGCCAACGAGATGCTGCAGATGCTGGCCTATGAATTGGGCCGGGCGCCGCGGCAGCCGGATTACGGGGGCAAATACGCCTGGATGAAAAAACACGATGAAGCCCGCTGCCATTTGGAAGAGGGGCGCTTTCTTCAGGCGACCCGCGCCCTGGAGGAACTGGTGGAGGAGTACCCCGATTTTCTGGCCGCCCGCAACAATTTGTCCCTGGCTTATTACTACACGGGGCAGCTGAACCGGGCGATCCAGGAAATCCAGAAGGTGCTGGAGGCGGATCCCAACAATCTGCACGCCCTGTGCAACCAGGCGGTGTTGTACCAGCACATGGGGGAATCCGCCAAGAAGGAGCGCCTCGTGGCCGCCCTGAAGAAATGGGTTCCCATGCATCTGGAGCACATGTACAAGCTGGGAACGACAATGGGCATTCTGGGCGAGCACGAAACGGCCTACCAGATGTTCCGCCGGCTCCTCAAAATGGAATCCCAGCCGGAACCCAGCCTGTACCACTATGCGGCGGCGGCGGCCTTCAACACGGGTCGGCATGCCGAAGCCGAAAAGTATTGGAAGCGGGCGATGGAAGCGGACCCGGAGTCCGAGGTGCCGCGCTTCTATCTGAACCAGTGCAGGGAGTGGCTGTCCCGGGGGAACTCTCGGGTGCCCACCATCAGCTACCATTATCAACTTCCCTTTGAGCTGCAGTTTCGTCAGTTGGCCCCCCAGGGTCAGGCCTCCGCGGAGCAAATCAAGCGAAATCCGTTGATCCGCTCCTCCTTTTTCTGGGCGCTGAATCACGGGGACCGGGAGACGAAGCTCCAGGTCATCAAACTGTTCGCCTGGATCGCCGACGAAGAAGTGGAGCAGGTGCTGCGCCAGTTCGTGATGAAGCCGGAGGAAGAGGATGAGCTGAAGAAGATGGCCCTGCTCGTGCTGAGCCATATGGGGGCCGAGGAGCCCTACCGCGCCTGGATCGGCGGGCGGGAGGTGGAAATCTGCTCCCCGTCGGGAGACCCGACGCTCTCCGCCTGGATGGAGCAGTGGAAGCGGGTGTTGGAGTGCTGCCTGGACGGGATGCGCGGCCGGTACGACGCCGTCCAGATCAAGGATGCCCAGACCTTGTGGGCCCAGTATCTCGCCCACTGCAAAGCCGATCCCCCGACGGTCCGCAAGGTGGAGGGATGGGCCGCCGCCCTGGAGTACGTGGTGGCCAAAATGCACGGGCTTGGCTTCACCCAGGCGGATGCGGCCCGGAAGTATCGGGTGGCCGCCGCCACCGTGGGCCGACATGCCCGGGAATTGGAACGGGTATGCGATCTTTTCCCCAAGGAAACGGAGCTTCGTGAATAA